The Corynebacterium atypicum genome contains the following window.
GGCGGCCATCCTCGATCAGCGCGATGAGCGTCGCCCATACAGGCACGCCGCGCACGAAGTTCTTCGTCCCGTCGATCGGGTCAATCACCCACTGGCGCCCCCTCATTTCGGCTGCGCCGCCGAGTTCCTCGCCGATGAGCGCATCAGCGGGACGCGCCTCGGCCAACTTGGCGCGCAGCGCCTCCTCGCAGGCAAGGTCCGCGTCGGTCACCGGGGTCATGTCCGGCTTCGACTCCACACTCAGGTCCGCGGCCTCGAAGCGCTCCGCGGTAATGGAATCGGCAAGATCGGCCAGCTCGAGGGCGAGTGCAAGATCGTCAGCGTAGCTACTCATAGGGGCAAGTCTAGGGGGCGAGGGCTAATCCGGGGCGCCGAGAAGGCCCACGATTTGCTGGACAACCTGCCGGTTGCCCGCGATGCTCCACGTCACGCCGCCGGCCGAGTGCTGGACGGCCGCGCCACCCGCGGCCTCGACCAGCGCCTTTCCCGGCAACCAGTCCCACGCGGGAACCGAATGCTGCATCCAGGCCCCCAAGCCGCCCTCGGCCACGCCGGCCAGGTCAACGGACCCCGCGCCCAGCATGCGCAGCGTGGCGGCTTGGCTGGCCACCCGCAGCCAGGCCTGCCGCACTGCGGCGTCGCGGTCATCGCGCAAGTACGTGGGGTGCATGTACGTGGCCAAGGAACTCTGCTCCAACCCGGAACAGGAAAGCTCAGTAAGCGGGGCGCCGTCGCGCGTAGGAGCGTGGTCGGCCCCACCGAACCAGGTGTATCCCATCGCGGGCCGGTGGATCGCGCCAAAGTGGACCTGTTCTGGGTCGTCGACGTCGCCGGTAACGAGCGCGAGCGCCGAACAATAGTAGTCTGAGCCGTGCGCAAAGTTATAGGTGCCGTCGACCGGATCAATGACCCAGGTGCGCCCGCTGCGCGACGCTGACCGAGCGCCTTCTTCACCAAACACGGCGTCGTCGGGGCGCAACTGCCGCAGCGCTTGAGCGATGAACCTCTCGGCCACCCGGTCGGCCTCTGTGACCACGTCGGATACCGATGTTTTCTGCTCGACGTGGAGCCCAGATTCGCGCATCCGCCAGGCCAGCCGACCCGCGTTGAAGACCAGCGCCTTGGCCAGCCGGGCATCGGGATCCGAACCGTGGGAAATTACGAAAGTTTTGGTGATGGCGTCGATCATCTCGGAGACCTGGGCGGTCGGCGCCGGCTCGGCGGGCGAGTGGCCTGGCGCGCTTGCCGCGGCGGGGCGTCGGAAATCTTTAGATGAGGCGTTCATAGCCTCTATTGTGCCCGCCTTGCGCCCCAGCCGAGCGCCGCCGGGCTGTAAGCTAGGGCGCTGTGTCCTTCAACTTAAGCTTTGACGAGTCCGCCGACATCGACGATCTGCGTTCCGCGCTGAGCGGCATCGAGAAGGTTATGGACCCCTCAAGCATGTCCGAGCGGGTGCGCGAGCTGGAAGAAAAGGCCGCGGACCCCTCGCTGTGGGATGGCCCCGACTACGCGCAGCAGGTCACCGCAGAGCTCTCCCGGCTTCAGGCACGGCTACGCAAGGTGGAAGGGCTGGCTGGAAGGCTCGAAGATCTCCCCGTGATGTACGAACTGGCCGCCGACGAAGAGGGCCCAGAGGCCAAAGAACTTGCCGACGCCGAGCGGGCGAGCCTGCGCGCCGCGATCGAGGAGCTCGAAGTAGAGACGATGCTCTCCGGCGAATACGACGAGCGCGAGGCCGTCATCAACATCCGCTCCGGGGCCGGTGGGGTAGACGCCGCCGACTGGGCGGAGATGCTCATGCGCATGTACGTGCGCTGGGCGGAACGCCACGGCCACAAGGTGGACGTTTACGATATCGCCTACGCGGAGGAGGCCGGAATCAAGTCCGCGACGTTCGTGGTGCACGGCGACTACATGTACGGAACGCTGTCCGTGGAACAGGGCACGCACCGGTTGATCAGGATCTCTCCCTTTGATAACCAGCACCGGCGCCAGACCTCATTCGCCGAGGTAGAAGTGCTGCCCGTGGTGGAGCAGACCGACCACATCGACGTTCCTGACCAGGACGTGCGCGTGGACGTGTACCGCTCCTCCGGCCCGGGCGGGCAGTCGGTCAACACCACGGATTCGGCCGTGCGGATCACCCACCTGCCCACCGGCATCGTGGTGACCTGCCAGAACGAGAAGTCGCAGATTCAGAACAAAGCCTCGGCGATGCGGGTGCTGCAGGCGAAGCTCTTGGAGCGCAAACGCCAGGAGGAGCGCGCAGAACTCGACGCCCTGGGTGCCGGCGGCAACGCCTCCTGGGGCAACCAGATGCGCAACTACGTCTTGCACCCGTTCCAGATGGTGAAGGACCTGCGCACCAACTACGAGGTCGGTGATCCGGACAAGGTACTCGACGGGGACCTCGACGGCCTGCTGGACGCTGGGATTCGCTGGCGGATGGAGTGCCAGCGCGACGCAGCCTGTTAACTTGCGGGGGATTGCGGCGCTGGCGTACCGCCGGAGGTGGGGATTCGCTAGAGTCAGACCATGTGATCTCGTTTCGCAACGTCACCAAGATGTACCCCACCTCGACCCGGCCGGCGCTCAACCGCGTCAGCCTCGACATCGATAAAGGCGAGTTTGTCTTCCTCATCGGCCCCTCGGGCTCGGGCAAGTCCACCTTTCTCGAGCTGATTATTCGCGAGGAAAACGTCACCGAAGGAGACATTTATCTAGGCGATTTCCACGTGAACAGATTGCGTGGCAAGCAGGTCAACGAGCTGCGTCGCCGCATTGGCTACGTCTTCCAAGACTTTAGGCTCTTGCCCAAACTCACGGTCTACGACAACGTGAAGTTTGCCCTCGAAGTTATAGGGACTCGCAAGCAGCGCATTGCCAAGGCAGTTCCAGAAATTTTAGAGCTCGTCGGCCTCGCAGCGAAGGCGGACCGTTACCCCGGTGAGCTCTCCGGGGGAGAGCAGCAGCGCGTCGCCGTCGCCCGCGCCTACGTCAACCGCCCGTTGGTGTTGCTCGCCGACGAGCCGACAGGAAACCTCGACCCAGATACCTCAGATGAAATCTTGACCCTGCTCTCGCAGATCAACCGCGCCGGCACCACGGTTATTATGTCGACGCACAACTCCCGCGCGGTCGACGATATGCGACGCCGCGTGATCGAGCTGCACCTCGGCGACATCATCAGAGATGACGAACACGGCGTTTACGGTAGCGCGCACTAGCGGCCGAAAACGATCAGAGCTCGGAACCGATTAAGAGCAGCGCGACAGAAAGAGGAGCTTAAACAACCGTGAACTTCGGCTACGTTTTACGCGAGGCGCTAAAGGGCCTCGGCCGCAACATCACCATGACGATAGCGCTGGTCATCACCACAGCGATTTCGCTCGGCCTGCTGGCCACCGGATTCCTCGTGACCACCATGACCTCGCAGACCAAAGAAATCTACCTGGACCGGGTGGAGGTCATGGTCCAGTTTAACGAGGAAGTATCCGCGAACGACTCCACGTGCGAGAGCCAGGCCTGCCGGGAGGTCTTCGAGGCGCTCGACGGTGCGAAGGGCGTGGAGAGCGTGTCCTTCCGCTCCCGGGAGGCCTCCTACGAGCGCTTCGTCGAGGTGTTCCAGAATTCCGACCCCCAATTGGTGGAAGAGACCTCGCCGGACGCGCTGCCCGCGGCGGTCCACGTGCGGCTTACGGACCCGCTCGATACCAGCCCCTTGGATCCGGTGCGGAACCTTCCGCAGGTCAGCGAGGTGGTCGACCAGGTTGACGATCTGCGCGGGGCGACTGACAACCTCGACGCCGTGCGTAACGCCACCTTCCTGCTAGCAGCGGTGCAGGCCATCGCAGCCATCTTCTTGATCGCCAACATGGTTCAGATTGCAGCGTTTAACCGCCGCGACGAGATTTCGATCATGCGGATGGTCGGGGCCTCGCGCTGGTTCACGCAGGCGCCGTTCGTCTTGGAAGCCGTCTTCGCAACTATCATCGGCGCGGTCCTGGCCACCGGGGCGCTCTTCGCAGGCAAGGCGCTCGTGATTGATAAAGCGCTGCGGGGGCTCTACGAGGCGCAGCTCGTCGCCCCCATCACGAACGCCGATATCTGGCTGATCGCGCCGATCGTCGCGGTCGTTGGCATCATCTTCGCTGCTTTGACCGCGCAGGTGACGTTGCGGGCCTACGTGCGCAAGTAGACGCTGGTGCGGGGCCGGTGGCCGGCGCGGCGGCGCGTCGGCATCACGGCTTTGGGCTGACAGCCTTTGGGCTGGCGGCTTTGGGGCGGGGTAGCCGCGTAGACTAGTAGCTCACTATGGGCAAGAAGAAAAAGAACGCGGCTAAAAAGACTCCGGGCGTCATTGCGACCAACCGGCGCGCCCGCCACGACTACACCATCTTGGAATCCTACGAGGCCGGGATCCAGCTGGTTGGCACCGAGATCAAATCGTTGCGCGAGGGCAAAGCCTCGCTGGCCGAGGCCTTCGCCACGATCGACGATTCGGAGGTGTGGCTACGCCAGCTGCACATTCCGGAGTACTCGCGGGGATCGTGGACCAACCATTCGCCGCGGCGCACCCGCAAACTGTTACTCCACCGACGCGAAATCGATTCGATTGAAGGCAAAGTGCGCGACGGTAGACGCACGCTGGTTCCGCTGCAGCTTTACTTTAAAAACGGCATGCTCAAGGTGGAGCTCGGGCTGGCCGAGGGTAAACAAGATTACGATAAGCGCCAAGCGATCCGCAGGCGCACCGAGGAGCGCGAGGTGGTGCGCAGCCTCGGGCGTAAGATAAAGGGGATGAAGGCCTAGCACAGGCCGGTCGATGAGTATTTACGTCGAGAAAGTTCACGATGTCCTGGCCGGGAAGGTCCAGACCACAGGCACTGTCGTGCTGGTGGATCGCTTGTGGCCTCGTGGCATCAAAAAAGATGAACTCAGTTACGACTACTGGCTCAAATCCGCCGCGCCCTCGCCGGGGCTAAGGAAATGGTTTGGGCATGACCCGAACCGTTTTGACGAGTTCTCCCGCCGCTACCGCGCTGAACTCGATGCGGCTTTATCGGACGCCGGCTCCGAAACCCGCGCGCAGCACGCTGAGCGTGAGCAAGGCGACGTCGATAAGCTTATCTCTTTTGCCTGTAGTGGAGACGTCACATTGCTCTTCTCAACGAAAGACCGCGTGCACAATCATGCACGGGTGCTAGCGGGCTGGCTGGCAGCAAGAACAAGCGGCTAACACGCGCGCCGAACTGGGGCCTTTTGACTATAGCGCCGGATATTCGACCGGGGTGCCCGGGCCCAGCGGCAGCCCCGCGTAGTACCAGGCGAGGAAAAACAAGAACCAGCCGATCATCATCGACGCCGCGTAGGGCAAAGACAGGCTCATCGGGGTCCCTAGCCCCGCCTTCTTGTAGTAGCGCTGCAGGAAGGTCAGCGCCAGGGCAAAGTAGGGGCTCATGGGAGTGACGATATTTGCTGGTGAATCGCCGATGCGATAGAGCATCTGGGTAACCTCAGGGGCTATTCCAACCAACATGAACATGGGCACCACCACGGGAGCCATGAGCGCCCACTGCGCAGAGCCGGACGTGATCAGCAGGTTAATCAGCGCTACGATCAAGACGAAGCAGGCAAACAGCAGCGGCTTGGGCATGTCGATGTGAGTGAGCGCCTCAGAACCCTTGATAGCCGTCCACTGGCCCAAATTAGATCACTCGAAGTAGGCCAGGAACTGGGCGACGGCGAAGAAAGCACGAGCATCGGAACCAGGGTCTCGACGCCCTTAACCATGAAGTCAAAGATGTCTCGTCCCCGGGTAATTGAGCGAGTAACCAGCCCGTAGACCGTGCCGGTGACAAAGAACATCACGGCGATGACCACGCCGATATCGGTGATGAGGACAGACTCGAGCGCCGCGTTATCCTCGCCCAAAAACGGCGATCCCGGGATGAACAGCAAGGCAAAATACGCTGCGAGCATAGCAAGCACAGTCCAACCCGTGGCGGCAAGGCCGCGTTTTTCCTCAGGCGCAAGCTTGAGGCCCTCGTCATCGGGCGTCTCGATGTGTTCCGGCGTGCTAAAACTCGCGGCGGCGTCATCGAGATGCCGGTGATCGACTAATTGGCTGGCCCGGCCATCCACAAACAACTCGGTGACGGCCGTGATAATCAGCGCTAAAACCACCGCGGAGGGAATGACGAAAAAGTAGTTGGCCAAAGGGGAGACCTCATAGGCCGCGTCGACGAAAGCAGCAGCTGATGTAGAAATGCCGGCGAGCAAGAGATCCGTGATGTTGAGCAGTAGCGAAGCGTTGAAACCTCCGGACGAGGCCGCGAACGCGACCATGGCGCCGACGATCGGTGAACGCCCCAGCGCGGAAAATGCGGCCGCTCCCAGTGGAATCATGATGACGTACACGGCATCGGAAGCAATTGAACCGGTCACCGCGGTCAGCGCAACGGTAAAAGTAAGCAGCATGGGATGACGGACTTTGCCGACCATGCCGCGCATTGCGGCCCCCAAGAAGCCAGAGTGCTCGGCGACCGCGATGCCGAGCATGACAATGAGGATGACCCCAAGAGGCGGGAACGTGATGAAGTTTTCCACCGCCTCTGAGACCATCTTCTGCAGCCCTTCAGCGGAGAGCAGATTGGTCACCTCGGCTGTGGAGCCGTCGGCGGGATTTGTGGCCCGCATCCCGAGCGCGTTGCCGACCCAGAAGCTCAGCAGCACTAATGCTGAGAGAATGACAAAAAGCCAGAAGGGCTCGGGCAGCTTGTTACCTAACCGTTCGACGAGGCCGAGAAAGCCCGTGGGCTTCTCTGGGCTTTCTGGGGCGTTGGCGTCGTCTTTGGCTTGGCCGGCCAGTTCAGCCTGGTCAGTGTAGTCGGTGCGGCCAGCCTGGCCGGTGGCTCGAGTACGGTCCATCGGGGCTCCTCGTGCGGTACGTTGCAAGGGTTGTCAGTGCTCGGCGAGCGTCGAATTGAGATGTGTGGGCCACTATTGCGGGAAGGTGCCCGTGGTCACATTACATAACGGGGCGATGATCTGGCTAGTTTTAGACCAGTTTTGCTTCGGCACGTCCGTCGTGTTCGGCTCCTGCTGGCCGCCTTCGGCTCCTCCTGGCGTCATGGAAAGCCTGGGGGTGCGACGCATTGAGGTTTGAGGGCGTGCGGGGTACACTGAGGTCTCCTACAGGAGGCAGCGCGTACCCGCCTGTAGGGATTGGTCAACGGGGCTGATTTTGGTTTCGACTTCGCCGACCGAACCAGGGGAAGCGTGCCGGTGCAGGCTGGTGACCACCGTTAAGCGTCGCAGCAAACTGATAAGCGCCGAGAATACTCAGCGCGACTACGCCCTCGCTGCCTAAAGCGAGCGCCTAGTCTGTCAGCCCGGACAGGTCCCTGGTCCGGGTTTCTGGCATCGACTCAGAGGGACTCGCCGTGAGGCCGTGTCAGCGGGGTCTCACGGGACATTTTACCGCTGACTGGGCCCGTCATCCGGACATGTTCGCCTGATCCGGAGGGTCGAGCAGAGATTCCGTGCGAACTGCGCACGGAGAAGCCCTGGTGAGGTGGAGAAGGACCCGGGTTCGAGTCCCGGCAGCTCCACTTAAGCGATTCCCCCAGACCCTCTCGGGCCTGGGGGTTTTCTTTTATTTTGATGGTCTGACCTGCACATATGCCTCGGACAGATACGGACAGCTACGGACATGGGCGTACGCTGGGTGGTCATGAATTGGTCACGAAACCCCGCACATTGGTCACGCGTGGCTGCACCCGTGGGGGTGTGGGGAAGCGGAAGAACATGCGCCGCCGCCAGTAGACCAGGCCCTCCGACTCAAAGCACCTGTGGCCAGATGGGCCCTCATACGCCCTGATACAGCTCGCGGCGGTGCCGGGGTGAAGTACCAAAGTCCCAACAAGTCCCCACGATCCCGGATGCGCCTCAGCGCGCCGGGCTCATGGCCGGGGTGCGTTTGTTGGCGGAGTAGTTGCGCCAGGTCACGGGGGTAACTCCGATGTAGTGGGCGCAGTCTTCGCCTAGCCATAGTTCGGGCCGGCATCTTTGTCGATGATGATCGGGGTCATAGTGCGCGCCATTTCTTGATGAGTGTGGCTGACTCTCCGGCAAGTGCTGTGACTGCAATAACGGCGGTGAGCGCTAGCGCCCATGCTGGTGCGTTGAAAAAGACGGCGGCGACAAGGGCGAGCACAGGTATGTAAGTATCCATAGTTTTCCAATCTAGCGGTAAATTTAGTAGCGGGTGGCCTGCCGGGGCTGCCTGGCCGGTTGGCGTGCCAGGTTTTGACCTCTTCGGCGTCCCACACTGCGGTTTGTTTTGTTAGGTAGGCCACGGGTGTGGGTGGGTTCATGTTACCGTCTTTGCGGGAGTAGGAACGCCATGTTGATACCGTCACGTTGCAGTGGTGGGCGCAATCGGCGGCTAGCCAGAGTTCTTTGCCGGTGATCCGGTCGGTGATGATGGGGTCTACTGGCATGGGTTAGGCCTTCCTGCGGTTGTAGTCGATGGCGATGCCTGCGCCGATGAAGGCGGGGATGAAGAATGCTGTGGCGCCGGCGTTGGTCAAGATGGGCGCTACGGGGGGGGGCAGCGATAGGGGTAAAGGTCGCGATTGGCGCTTTTTATCATCAGATCGTGGACGTGGCCCCAAGTAGGGCGCTCGCCGTGGGCCGGGCGCCGGCCGAGTAAAAACGCAGGATAAACCCGTTAGATTTCTTTCGAGGTTAGCCCAGCCTTGACTCGCACCTGTACGTTGGCTAGGATCCCCAAAGAAAGGTTACCGTAGCCTTAACGCTGGCTTGCAATAGCTTCGCTAGCAGGTACATCTTGACACGACCAGGAAAGTGAATCTCATGGCTAAATTCCGTCATGCCCTCGTGGCCGTCACCGCTGCTACGGCGCTGGTTCTGACCGGCTGCTCGAACGCAGAAAACGGCACCTCTGCTAACTCAAGCGCGAATAACACCGCCAGCAGCTCGGAGGCCGTGACCGCAACGTCGGTGACCGTGGAAGACAACTACAGCGAGAAGACGATTGAGCTCCCGATCGAGCGTGTCGTCTCGCTGGACAACCGCACTTTCGAGGTCTTGGACGAGTGGGGCGTCAAGCTTGAGGCCGCGCCGCGCAAGCTGGTTCCGCACTCGATTCCGGGCATCAAGGACGACGACTCGATCGTGGACATCGGAAACCACCGCGAGCCCAACCTGGAGGCCATTGTCGCCGCGGATCCGCAGGTCATCGTTTCTGGCCAGTGCTTCACTAAGTACGATGACCAGATCGAAGAGATGAACCCGCAGGCGACCCTGGTGGAGTTCGAGCCTCGCGACGGCGAGCCGCTGGATCAGGAGCTGAAGCGCCAGGTCACCGCTTTGGGCAAGATCTTTGATAAGGAAGACGAAGCG
Protein-coding sequences here:
- a CDS encoding siderophore ABC transporter substrate-binding protein, which gives rise to MAKFRHALVAVTAATALVLTGCSNAENGTSANSSANNTASSSEAVTATSVTVEDNYSEKTIELPIERVVSLDNRTFEVLDEWGVKLEAAPRKLVPHSIPGIKDDDSIVDIGNHREPNLEAIVAADPQVIVSGQCFTKYDDQIEEMNPQATLVEFEPRDGEPLDQELKRQVTALGKIFDKEDEAKKIVEDFDAALKRAKEAYDGQSTVMAVNVSGGEIGYIAPSIGRTYGPLFDLLNLKPALEVEGASSDHKGDDISVEAIADSNPDFLMVLDRDAGTSAGDAPDFKPAESVIKESALLQNVKAVKDGKVYIAPADTYTNESILTYTEILNDLADQFEAAK
- the ftsE gene encoding cell division ATP-binding protein FtsE codes for the protein MISFRNVTKMYPTSTRPALNRVSLDIDKGEFVFLIGPSGSGKSTFLELIIREENVTEGDIYLGDFHVNRLRGKQVNELRRRIGYVFQDFRLLPKLTVYDNVKFALEVIGTRKQRIAKAVPEILELVGLAAKADRYPGELSGGEQQRVAVARAYVNRPLVLLADEPTGNLDPDTSDEILTLLSQINRAGTTVIMSTHNSRAVDDMRRRVIELHLGDIIRDDEHGVYGSAH
- the prfB gene encoding peptide chain release factor 2, which produces MSFNLSFDESADIDDLRSALSGIEKVMDPSSMSERVRELEEKAADPSLWDGPDYAQQVTAELSRLQARLRKVEGLAGRLEDLPVMYELAADEEGPEAKELADAERASLRAAIEELEVETMLSGEYDEREAVINIRSGAGGVDAADWAEMLMRMYVRWAERHGHKVDVYDIAYAEEAGIKSATFVVHGDYMYGTLSVEQGTHRLIRISPFDNQHRRQTSFAEVEVLPVVEQTDHIDVPDQDVRVDVYRSSGPGGQSVNTTDSAVRITHLPTGIVVTCQNEKSQIQNKASAMRVLQAKLLERKRQEERAELDALGAGGNASWGNQMRNYVLHPFQMVKDLRTNYEVGDPDKVLDGDLDGLLDAGIRWRMECQRDAAC
- a CDS encoding DUF488 domain-containing protein, with translation MSIYVEKVHDVLAGKVQTTGTVVLVDRLWPRGIKKDELSYDYWLKSAAPSPGLRKWFGHDPNRFDEFSRRYRAELDAALSDAGSETRAQHAEREQGDVDKLISFACSGDVTLLFSTKDRVHNHARVLAGWLAARTSG
- the ftsX gene encoding permease-like cell division protein FtsX; protein product: MNFGYVLREALKGLGRNITMTIALVITTAISLGLLATGFLVTTMTSQTKEIYLDRVEVMVQFNEEVSANDSTCESQACREVFEALDGAKGVESVSFRSREASYERFVEVFQNSDPQLVEETSPDALPAAVHVRLTDPLDTSPLDPVRNLPQVSEVVDQVDDLRGATDNLDAVRNATFLLAAVQAIAAIFLIANMVQIAAFNRRDEISIMRMVGASRWFTQAPFVLEAVFATIIGAVLATGALFAGKALVIDKALRGLYEAQLVAPITNADIWLIAPIVAVVGIIFAALTAQVTLRAYVRK
- the smpB gene encoding SsrA-binding protein SmpB, with protein sequence MGKKKKNAAKKTPGVIATNRRARHDYTILESYEAGIQLVGTEIKSLREGKASLAEAFATIDDSEVWLRQLHIPEYSRGSWTNHSPRRTRKLLLHRREIDSIEGKVRDGRRTLVPLQLYFKNGMLKVELGLAEGKQDYDKRQAIRRRTEEREVVRSLGRKIKGMKA
- a CDS encoding inositol monophosphatase family protein codes for the protein MNASSKDFRRPAAASAPGHSPAEPAPTAQVSEMIDAITKTFVISHGSDPDARLAKALVFNAGRLAWRMRESGLHVEQKTSVSDVVTEADRVAERFIAQALRQLRPDDAVFGEEGARSASRSGRTWVIDPVDGTYNFAHGSDYYCSALALVTGDVDDPEQVHFGAIHRPAMGYTWFGGADHAPTRDGAPLTELSCSGLEQSSLATYMHPTYLRDDRDAAVRQAWLRVASQAATLRMLGAGSVDLAGVAEGGLGAWMQHSVPAWDWLPGKALVEAAGGAAVQHSAGGVTWSIAGNRQVVQQIVGLLGAPD